ATCTGGACGAGCTCCCGTCCGGCGGCGCCTGACCGCGCCCGGGAGCCCCGACTGCCCTGACGGCTCTTCGGACGGGCCGGTGGCCCGGTGCCCCGCGCACCGGGCCACCGGCCCGTCCGGACTCCGGGCGACTGTGACCGAGCACACCACGGCGGACCGGTCCGGCAGAAGGGACGACGAGGTCGATGGAAGAGGCACGCGGCGAGCGGCTGAGGGCGCCAGGCGGGTCCCTCCGGTCGGGTGCGCTCGTCCGGGAGTCGGGAAGGACGTGGCGACTGCTCGCCGCGAACGAGTGGCGACTGTCCCCGGCGGACGCCGAAGCCGCTCGGGCCGTCCTGGCCCGCCTCACGGCGCCGCTCCCGGCCCAGCGGGGCACGGCGGCCCGGAGCAGCGCGACGGATCGGGACAGACGGCTCCAACGCGCACTCCGCACCACCGTCCACCACCTGGACGCCGGGGCCGTCAGTCCGTCCGCCGCCGCCCTCCTGGCGGCCGTCGCCCGCGCCTTGCTGCCCTGGCACGCCGCCCCGAATCCCCTCCCCTCGGCCGCTGCCCCCCGCTACCCGCCCGCGCCGGGAACGGCGGCGGCCTCGGCGCCGCCGACCGGAGCGGGCGAAGCCCTGCTCCCCGGCCTCGGCGCGCTGTTCGCCGCCCTGGTCGCGACGAGCTCCGGCGACGCCGACCCGCACACGCCTCCGGTCGAGCCCTGGAAGGCGCTCTATACGGGAAGGTTCCGGCACCACACCAGGCCTGCACCGGGAGTGTGGTCGGCCGAGACCGTGGGCTGTCCCGGGTGCGGCGAGCAGGACGGCCCCTGGACCGTCACCTGCGACTGGCGCCGGGCCGTGCTCGGTTGCGCCTGCGGGACGGCGAGCGAAGGGCACGGACTCTCCCTCTCCGAAATCTGGCTGGTGCTGCCGGAGAGGGAGAGTCCGTGAGTACGGCCGCCGGCCTAGGACGACGCGTCGGGCGTCGGCAAGGCCTCCAGCAGGGCTCGCAGCCGGGTGGTGCGCTCCTGTCCGGGGATCTCGGCCACGGCCCTGGGCAGCGCCTGGTCGACGCCGTGCACGACGGACAGATGGCGCTCGCCCCGGCTGAACGCGGTGTACACCCACGGCCTGCTGAGCCCCCGCGCCGCGTCGCCGGGGAGCACGACGACCGCGGCCGGCCAGCGCGTCCCCGCCGCCTGGTGGGCGCTGAGAGCCCAGCCGTGCCGGACCGCCGAGGCCACCCGGCCCTGCGGCACGACGACCGGCGTGCCCTCGCAGTCCAGCCGCAGCCCTTCGGCGTCGGCCGACACCACGACACCGGGTACGGTCCGGCCCGGCGCGGGAACGTGGACCACCCGGTCGCCCGGGTCGAAGCCGCCGAAGCGCCCGGGGCCGGGGTTGAGGCGGTCCTTGAGCGCCGCGTTCAGCGCCCGGGTGCCCGCCGAGCCGCCGTGGCCCACGGTGATCACCCGGGTGTCCGCCGCGTCGATGCCGAAGGCGCGGGGTACGGAGTCGGCGACCAGTTGCACGGTGCGGTGCACGGCCTCGCCCGCGTCCCGCACCGGCACGATCACCACTTCCTTGCCCGGCGCCCCGACCTGGTTCAGCTCACCGATGCCGATGCCGGAGACCAGCTCGCCGATGGGCCCGGGATCGGGTGTGCGGGAGATCACCTGCGGGCAGGCGCGGGCGGCGAGGACGTCCGCGAAGACGCGGCCCGCACCGGCCGAACCGAGTACCCCGGGGTCGCCGCTCAGCACCAGCCGCGTACCGTCCGCGAGGGACTCCACGAGCGCCGCGGCGGTCTCCACGTCCAGCTGCGGGGCGTCCAGGACCACCAGCAGGTCGAGCGCGAGGGCGCCCTCCTCGTCCCGGCCCGGCCCCTCGGCATCGGAGAGCAGCCCGGCGAGCGTGACGGCGGCGCCGGTGTCCCCCGCCTCGGCTGCCAGTCGGCGGCGGCCGTCCACGCTGTGCGTGGCGCCCAGCGCGCGCAGGCCCAACCCCCGGGCCGCCACCAGCAGGGCGGCGGGTTCGGCGCGGGCCGCCTCGCCTCCGGAGTGGACGACCAGGCCCGCCCCGGCGACCGCGCGGATCAGTTCGGCGGCCGAGGGCGAGGGAGCGGCCGAGGCCGCGTCCGTCCAGTCGGCGCCCTTCTCGCAGGCGTTGGCCAGCCGGCCCAGCCCGTCCGCGAGGCTCTCCTCGGCCAGGGCGTACCGGTCGAGCCCGAGCAGGGCCGGGCCCGGCTCCTCCTCGTCCGAGGCATCGGCGCTCTCGCCGGCGGTGTCGTCGCCGGATTCCTCGTCGGGGAACTCGGTGATCTCCTCGGCCCCGGCGGGGTCCACGCCCTCCTGGAAGAGCAGCGCGGCCCCCTCGGCCACCGCGTCGTCCACGGCCGTCTCCGGGTCCGTCACACCGTGTCCGGACAGCGCGGCCCGTACCGCGGTGACGTCCAGGGCCGTGTGGCCGCGCACGGCGGCCTGCTCCAGCAGCCAGCCCACCAGCGCGGCGGTGCGGCGTCCGTCGTCGGGACCGCACTCCGGCCCCAGCAGGGCGCGGGCGAACCCGTCCGCCTGCTCGGGGCGCACCCCGGGGACGGCCAGCAGCTGCCAGGGGTCCTGCCGCAGCACCTCGGCCGCCTGCTCGCCCAGCGCGCGGGCGGCCCCGGGAGCCAGGGCCGCGGGGGCACCCGCCCCGGCCAGCACGGCGCGTACCGCCTCCACGGCCTCCTCAGGCACCTCCTGCGGCGCGGAGGAGGTATCGACGGGCCGAGGGAGCTGAGCGCGCGGGTCCGCCGCGGGGGCGGCCGGTCGTGCCACGGGGGCGGCGGGAGCCTCGTAGAACGCGGAGGCGGTCTTCTCGCCGCTCTCCACCGCGCGGACGGCGGCCAGCAGCTGCGCGGCCGTCCCGCTCAGCCCGGTCCCGGCGGCGATCGGACCGGCCTTCTCGGCCTTCCGCTGCTCGATGCGCTTGCGCAGCTCCCGCTGGGCCGCGAGCTCGGCCTGTGCCTCGGAGACCGTCGGGGCGTCGGCGGCCTCACCCGACGGCTCACCCGCGGCCCCGTCACCTCCGGAACCGCCCTCGGAAGCGTCGGCGGCGCCGCCGGGCAGGTCCGTGGAGCCGTCGGGCAGACCCGGGCCGTCCTCCGGGCGGTCCTCGGAGCGGTCCTCCGGGCCGTTCTCCGGACGGTCCTCCGAGCGGTCCTCGGGCAGGTCCGACGGCTCCTGGGAACGGTCCTCGGGGTCGGCCGAGTGGCCCGGGGTTTCCCCCCGGGGAAGCGCAGTCACAGCGTGCTCCAGTCCTGGTCCGGATAGCGGTGCACGGGCGCCGACACGTCGTCGAGCGCCTGGCAGATCTCGTCAGGAAGCGTAAGCGTCTCCACCGACAAAGCCTCGGTGAGCTGCTGCGCGTTGCGCGCGCCGATGACCGGGGCGGCCACCCCGGGCCGGTCGCGGACCCAGGCGAGCGCGACCTGGAGCGGGGTGGTGGCCAGCCCGTCTGCCGCCGTGGCGACCGCCTCCACGATGCGGCTCGCCGCGTCGTCGAGGTACGGCTCCACGAAGGGCGCCAGCTGCTCCGAGGCCCCGCGAGAACCCGAGGGGGTGCCCGTGCGGTACTTGCCCGTCAGGACCCCGCGCCCCAGCGGGGACGAGGGCAGCAGCCCCACGCCGAGGTCGAGGGCGGCGGGCAGCACCTCGCGCTCCACACCGCGCTGCAGCAGCGAGTACTCCATCTGCGTGCTCGCCAGCCGGGTCCGCGCACCCGGTGCCGCGAGCTGCCAGGTCGCGGCCTTGGCCAGCTGCCAGCCGCAGAAGTTGGACACTCCCGCGTACCGCACCCGGCCGGAGGAAACCGCCAGGTCCAGGGCCTGGAGCGTCTCCTCCAGCGGGGTCACCGGATCGAAGGCGTGCACCTGCCACAGATCGACGTAGTCCGTGCCGAGCCGCTCCAGGGACGCGTCCAGCGCGGCGAGCAGATGTCCGCGCGAGCCGTTGAACCTGCGGTACGGATCGCGCACGCTGCCCGCCTTCGTGGCCACCACGAGGTCCTCCCGCGGCACCAGCCCGCCCAGGAGCCGCCCGAGGAGGTACTCCGCTTCCCCGCCCCCGTAGGCGTCCGCGGTGTCGACCAGAGTGCCGCCCGCGTCCCAGAAGGCCTTCAACTGGTCGGCGGCGTCGTGCTCGTCCGTGTCCCGGCCCCAGGTGAGCGTGCCGAGCCCGATCCGGGACACACGAAGGCCGGTACGGCCGAGATGCCTCTGCTCCATGGGCGCAGAGATTACTGTCCGGGCCCCCGGAGCGGGGAAGCCTGTGGACAACCATGGCGCGGCCCTGCCCCTGCCGGACGGCGGCGCACCGCGCTAGAGTCCGGCGAACAGAGACGTTACTGATCAGTAAGGGGAGCGGATATGCGGCTCGGCATCAATCTCGGTTACTGGGGTGCGGGCATGGACGCCGACAACCTCGCCGTCGCGCAGGAGGCGGACCGACTCGGCTACGACGTCTGCTGGGCGGCGGAGGCGTACGGTTCCGACGCGCCGACCGTGCTCACCTGGGTCGCGGCGCAGACCGAGTCCATCGACGTGGGCTCCGCGATCATGCAGATCCCGGCCCGTCAGCCCGCCATGACCGCCATGACGGCGGCCACGCTCGACTCCCTCTCGGGTGGCCGCTTCCGCCTGGGCCTCGGCGTCTCGGGGCCCCAGGTCTCCGAAGGCTGGTACGGCGTCACGTTCGACAAGCCGCTGGCCCGCACCCGCGAGTACGTCGACATCGTCCGCAAGGCGATGGCCCGCGAGCGCCTCACGTACGAGGGGCAGCACTGGACCCTCCCGCTGCCCGGCGGTCCGGGCAAGCCGATCAAGCTGACCGTCCACCCGCAGCGCGAGCACATCCCGCTCTACATCGCCGCCATCGGCCCCAAGAACCTGGAGCAGACCGGCGAGATCGCGGACGGCGCCCTGCTGATCTTCCCGTCCGCCGAGCACCTGGAGGAGACCGCGCTGCGGCACCTGCGGGCGGGCCGCGAGAAGGCCGGGCTGCCCCTGGAGGGCTTCGACGTCTGCCCGACCGTCCCGCTGGCTGTCGGCGACGACGTGAACGGTCTGGCGGACATGTTCCGCCCGTACACCGCGCTCTACGTCGGCGGCATGGGCAGCCGGAAGCAGAACTTCTACAACCAGCTCGCCCGGCGCATGGGGTACGAGAAGGAAGCCGCCGAGATCCAGGACAAGTACCTCGCCGGGGACAAGAACGGCGCTGCCGCCGCCGTCCCGCACCGGCTGATCGACCAGACCACCCTGCTCGGCCCGGTCGACCGGATCGCCGACGGGATGCGCGCCTACGCCGAGGCCGGCGTCACCACCCTCACCCTCGCCCCCGCCGGCTTCACGCTGGAGGAGCGGATCACCGCCCTGCGCGCCGGTACGGAGGCCCTGGAGCGCTCCGGCGCCGCCGAGTAACGTCACCGGCCGGAGCGGGCCCCGGCCCGCTCCGGTTGCCCGGAGCGCCGCGGAGCCGTTGAATTTTTGAAGGCTGTCCGGAGACGGGTACGGAGGTGGCAGTCATGCTCTCGGCAAAGAGTCTCTTCCAGGAGATCCTCGACGACGACGAGTCGTTCCGGCTCTTCTGCTCCATCGCCGCCAGCGGTGAGTCCCAGGGCGGCTGGGAGAATGCCCGCATCGCCGCGCTCGTGCCCGAGAGCCAGCGCGCCCTCGCCCCGAAAATCGTCCGGCACGGCGCAGACGAGGACAAGCACGGCCGGATCTTCGACGCGCTCCTGAAGAAACGCGGGCTGCCCGCCGCCGAGGTCCCGGCCGACACCGACTACACGATGTTGCTGGAGCGCCACGGGATCGGCCTCGCCCACGCACGGCTCAGGGGCGAGGAACCGCTCGCGGAGCGCGACATCGTCACCTATCTGGCCCACAGCAGGGTCACCGAGCAGCGGGCTTCCGAGCAGATGCGCCTGCTGGTCAGGTACTTCGCCGACGACCCCGTCATCGGCCGCGCCGTGCGGATGATCTCGCGCGACGAGGACAACCACCTCGCCTACTGCCACGAGGAACTGCTCCGCCTCGCCCGCGCCGGCCACGGCCGTGCGATCCGTCGCATCCTGCGCGAGTGCGCCCTCGCCGAGATCCGGGTCTACCGCGACGTCAGCCTCGCCGTCATGGCCCACATGGGCCGCATCCTCGGCTGGCCCCGGCCGAAGGCGGCGGCGCTGGCGGCGGGCATCCACGCGATGTACGCGTACGAGCGGCTGGCCGGCTGGCGCCGGATGGTCAGCCTGGCGGAGCCGGAGCGCCGCGACGCCCTCGGCGCCCCGGCCGTGGCGGGCGCCGAATTCGCCTGAGACCGGCAGGCAGACAGGCAGACAGGCAGACCGGCAAACAGGCAGACCGGCAGACCGGCAGACCACGCGAGCCGGAGCCGGAGCCGGCCCGGTGCGGTCAGAGCCAGCCGCGCCGCTTGAACTGCCGGTACAGGCCGAAGACGACCCCGGCCATCAGCACGACCACCGCCGGATAGGACCACACCCAGTGGAGTTCCGGCATGTGGTCGAAGTTCATGCCGTAGATGCCCGCGACCATCGTCGGCACGGCGGCCATCGCCGCCCACGCCGAGATCTTGCGCATGTCGTCGTTCTGCCGGACCCCCATCTGCGCCAGATGCGCCGAGAGGATGTCGGACAGCAGCCGGTCCAGCCCTTCCACCTGCTCGTTGGCGCGGGTGAGGTGGTCGCCGACGTCCCGGAAGAAGGGCTGCGACTCCGCGTGCACGAACGGCACGCCGGTACCCGAAAGGCGGTTCATCGGAACCGTCAGGGGCCCCGCGGCCCGGCGGAACTCCATCACCTGGCGCTTGAAGGTGTAGATGCGGCTCGCGGTGTGCTGGGACTCGGCGTTGCCGCTCGGCGCGAACACCTGGGTCTCCAGCTCCTCCAGGTCGATCTGCAGCTCGCCCGCCACGTCTATGTAGTGGTCGACGACCGAGTCGCTGACGGCGTACAGCACGGCGGTCGGCCCCTGCCGCAGCACCCCGGGCTGCGCCTCCAGCCGGCGCCGTACGTCCGCCAGCGGGGCGCTCTCGCCATGGCGGACCGTCACCACGAACGAGTCGCCCACGAAGACCATCAGCTCGTCCGCGCTGACCGTGTCGCCGTCCGGCTCGTACGCGATCGGCTTGAGCACCATGAGCAGCGAGTCGTCGTAGATCTCCAGCTTGGGCCGCTGGTGCGCCTTGAGCGCGTCCTCCACGGCCAGCGGGTGCAGCCCGAACTCCTTGGTCACCAGCGAGAACTCCTCCTCGGTGGGCTCGTGCAGCCCGATCCAGAGGAAGGCGTCCCCCGAGGCCCGCGCCTCGTCCAGCGCGTCGGAGAAGTCGTCGGGGCCGTCCGTCCGGCGCCCGTCCCGGTAGATGGCACAGTCGACAATCACGGCGCGCATTCTTCCCTGCCCTGGCCGAAAGCACACCTTCGCCCCACCCCCGGGCCCCCGCCGGGGGTCGTTAGGCTGGCCGGTATGCCCACCCTGATCCTCGTACGCCACGGACGCTCCACCGCCAACACCTCCGGAGTGCTCGCGGGCCGTACCGCCGGTGTCGCGCTGGACGAGCGCGGCGCCGCACAGGCCGCCGGGCTCCCCGGCCGCCTCGCCGGAATTCCGCTCGTGGCCGCCGTCAGCAGCCCCCTCCAGCGCTGCCGGGAAACCCTGCGGCCGCTGCTGGACGCGCGTCCCGGCCTCCCCCTGCACGTCGAGGACGGCCTCTCCGAGTGCGACTACGGGGACTGGTCCGGGCGCAAGCTCGCCGAACTGTCCGACGAGCCGCTGATGTCCGTCGTGCAGCAGCACCCCTCCGCCGCCGCCTTCCCGGGCGGCGAGTCGATGCGTGCGATGCAGAACCGCGCGGTCGACGCCGTCCGGGACTGGAACGCCCGCATCGAGGCCGAGTACGGCGAGGACGCCGTCTACGTGATGTGCTCGCACGGCGACATCATCAAGGCCGTCGTCGCCGACGCCCTCGGCATGCACCTCGACCTCTTCCAGCGCATTCACGTCGACCCCTGCTCGGTCACCGCCGTGCGCTACACCCGGCTGCGCCCCTTCCTGCTGCGCCTCGGCGACACCGGGGACCTGGCGGGGCTCGCCCCGCGCGAGCAGGGGCTGGGCGCCGACGCCACCCCCGCGGACGGAGCTGACCACGGCTCGCGCGCCCAGGTGGGGGGCGGCGCTGGGGCGCCGTGATCGCTCCTGGCGATAGGGTGGACGGGCCGTAGGGAGCCCGTTCGAGGGTTTTCCCGGCACCCGTCCCCGAGCGGCGGGGGTCAGCCCCCCGTCCGCCGTCGATCCCCAAGGGAGAACTGACGTGTCCCGTCAGGTGTTCCTCTACGACCCGCCGGAACGATTCGTGGCCGGCACGGTCGGGCTGCCTGGACGCCGTACGTTCTTCCTCCAGGCGTCCGCCGGCGGCCGGGTCACCAGCGTGGCCCTGGAGAAGACCCAGGTCGCCGCACTCGCGGAGCGGATCGACGAACTGCTCGACGAGGTCGTCCGCCGCACCGGCGGCAACTCGCCGGTCCCCGCCGTCGCCCCCACGACCGTCGCCGACAGCGCGCCCCTCGACACCCCCGTGGAGGAGGAGTTCCGGGTCGGCACGATGGCACTGGCCTGGGACGGCGACGAGCAGTGCATGATCGTCGAGGCGCAGGCTCTCGTCGAGATCGACGTCGAGACCGAGGACGACCTGGCGGCGGCCGAGGAAAGGCTTCTCCAGGACGAGGAGAACGGCCCTCCGATGCTCCGGGTGCGCCTCAGCGGCGCCCAGGCCAGGGCCTTCGCCAAGCGCGCCCTCGACGTCGTCTCCGCAGGTCGCCCACCGTGCCCGCTGTGCAGCCTGCCGCTCGACCCGGAAGGACACGTGTGCCCGCGTCAGAACGGATACCGGCGCGGGGCATGACGACCGCAGCCGAAGTGGTCACCCTGCTCACGAAGGGGCGGCTCACCGTCCTCGGCCGGGTACCCGGAGCCTCCAACGCGGTTCTGCGCTGCACCGTCGCGCTCGACGGCGCGGAGCTCCCCTGCGTGTACAAGCCCGTCGCCGGGGAGCAGCCGCTGTGGGACTTCCCCGACGGCACCCTCGCCCAGCGCGAGGTGGCCGCCTGGGAGGTCTCGGAGACCACCGGCTGGGGGCTCGTCCCGCCCACCGTGCTGCGCGAGGGCCCGTACGGCGAGGGCATGTGCCAGCTGTGGATCGACGCCGGGTCCGACGCCGGCCCGATGCTCGCCCTCGTCGAGGGGGAAGAGCCGGAGGACGGCTGGAAGGCCGTGGGCCTCGCCGACGTGGGCGAGGGGAAGACCGCCCTGCTGGTGCACGCGGACGACGCCCGGCTGCGGCGGCTCGCGGTGCTCGACGCGGTCATCAACAACAGCGACCGCAAGGGCGGCCACCTGCTCCCCGCACCCGGCGGGCTGCTGTACGGCATCGACCACGGCGTCACCTTCCACCGCGACGACAAGCTCCGCACCCTGCTCTGGGGCTGGGCCGGCGAGCCGCTGACCTCCGAGGCGGTCGAGGTGCTGGACCGCCTCGCCGGGGAGCTGGCGCCCGAGGCGCGGCTGGCCGTGAGGCTGGGCGGGCTCATCACCCCGGCCGAGCTGGACGCCGTACGGGAACGGGTGGCCGCGCTCCGGACGACGGGGCTGCACCCGGTGCCGAGCGGGCAGTGGCCCGCCATCCCCTGGCCGCCGGTCTGACGGGCGCCCGTCAGCAGAGGGGCCCGACCGACCCGACCGGGCCTCTTCCGAACACCCCTTGGCGGGGCCGGCCGGTTCCGTCAAGAATGCGTCTTCGGACACGATTCGCCATCCGGTTCGTATCCGGAACCGCCGTCCGGTTACGCTCATGACATGCATGCCTGGCCCGCTTCTGAGGTCCCCGCCCTGCCTGGCAAGGGCCGCGACCTTCGGATCCACGACACCGCGACCGGCGGACGGATCACCCTTGACCCCGGTCCCGTCGCCCGCATCTACGTCTGCGGCATCACGCCGTACGACGCGACCCACATGGGTCATGCGGCGACCTACAACGCGTTCGATCTCGTACAGCGCGTGTGGCTCGACACCAAGCGGCAGGTTCACTACGTCCAGAACGTGACCGACGTGGACGACCCCCTGCTGGAGCGGGCCGTGCGCGACGGAGAGGACTGGACCGCCCTCGCGGAGCGCGAGACCGCTCTGTTCCGCGAGGACATGACCGCGCTGCGGATGCTTCCGCCGAAGCACTACATCGGTGCGGTCGAAGCCATACCGGGCATCGTGCCCCTCGTCGAGCGCCTGCGTGACGCGGGTGCGGCGTACGAGCTGGAGGGCGACGTCTACTTCTCCGTCGAGGCCGACCCGCACTTCGGCGAGGTCTCCGGTCTCGACGCCGAGGCCATGCGGCTGCTCTCCGCCGAGCGCGGTGGCGACCCCGAGCGCGTCGGCAAGAAGAACCCCCTCGACCCGATGCTGTGGATGGCGGCCCGCGAGGGCGAGCCCAGCTGGGACGGCGGCAGCCTCGGAGCCGGACGGCCCGGCTGGCACATCGAGTGCGTCGCCATCGCCCTGGACCACCTCGGCATGGGCTTCGACGTGCAGGGCGGCGGCTCCGACCTCGCCTTCCCGCACCACGAGATGGGGGCCTCGCACGCGCAGGCCCTGACCGGCGAGCACCCCTTCGCCCGGGCGTACGTCCACGCCGGCATGGTCGGCCTGGACGGCGAGAAGATGTCGAAGTCGCGGGGCAACCTCGTCTTCGTCTCCACGCTGCGCCGCGAGGGCGTGGACCCGGCGGCGATCCGCCTCGCCCTGCTCTCGCACCACTACCGGAGCGACTGGGAGTGGACCGACCAGGTCCTCGCCGACGCCGTCGCCCGGCTCGGACGGTGGCGCGCCGCGGTCTCCCGTCCGGACGGCCCGTCGGCCGACGCCCTGGTCGAAGAGGTCCGCGAGGCCCTCGCCGACGACCTGGACGCCGCGACCGCGCTGGCCGCCGTGGACCGCTGGGCCGAGTGCCAGCGGTCCGAGGGCGGCACGGACGAGGGCGCACCCGGTCTCGTCTCCCGTACCGTCGACGCCCTTCTGGGCGTCGCCCTGTAGTACCCGCTCGCATCCGCACACGACGGCCCCGGTCCCCCCTTCCAGGGGGGACCGGGGCCGTCGTGTGCGGGTCCGCAGGCCGGGCGTCAGTCGTCCGGCTTGTCCCCGTCGGGAGAGCCGGTACCGGAGTCCGTGCCCGGGTCCGGACCGTCGTCGTCCGACGGCTTCCTGCCCTCGGGCCGGCCGCCGGCCGGAGGGGGGTCCGCGGGGCGCTGGGGCTTGGGCGGACGGGTGCGGCCGCTCGCCGGGTCCCGCAGATACGGCACGTCCCCGCTCTCCGTGGCGTGCCCGCCGGGCGCCTGGCCCGGCCCCGGGCCGGGGTCGCGCCGCCGCAGATAGCGCTCGAACTCGCGCGCGATGGCCTCTCCGGAAGCCTCGGGCAGCTCGGCGGTGTCCCGCGCCTCCTCCAGCGTCTGGACGTACTCGGCGACCTCGCTGTCCTCGGCGGCCAGCTGGTCCACCCCGATCTGCCAAGCGCGCGCGTCCTCGGGCAGCTCGCCGAGCGGGATGCGGAGTCCGAGCAGGTCCTCCAGCCGGTTCAGCAGGGCCAGCGTCGCCTTCGGGTTGGGCGGCTGCGAGACGTAGTGCGGAACGGCGGCCCACAGGCTCACCGCCGGAACGCCCGCGTGGGTGCACGCCTCCTGGAGGATGCCGACGATGCCGGTCGGGCCCT
The DNA window shown above is from Streptomyces sp. NBC_00247 and carries:
- a CDS encoding ATP-dependent RecD-like DNA helicase, giving the protein MTALPRGETPGHSADPEDRSQEPSDLPEDRSEDRPENGPEDRSEDRPEDGPGLPDGSTDLPGGAADASEGGSGGDGAAGEPSGEAADAPTVSEAQAELAAQRELRKRIEQRKAEKAGPIAAGTGLSGTAAQLLAAVRAVESGEKTASAFYEAPAAPVARPAAPAADPRAQLPRPVDTSSAPQEVPEEAVEAVRAVLAGAGAPAALAPGAARALGEQAAEVLRQDPWQLLAVPGVRPEQADGFARALLGPECGPDDGRRTAALVGWLLEQAAVRGHTALDVTAVRAALSGHGVTDPETAVDDAVAEGAALLFQEGVDPAGAEEITEFPDEESGDDTAGESADASDEEEPGPALLGLDRYALAEESLADGLGRLANACEKGADWTDAASAAPSPSAAELIRAVAGAGLVVHSGGEAARAEPAALLVAARGLGLRALGATHSVDGRRRLAAEAGDTGAAVTLAGLLSDAEGPGRDEEGALALDLLVVLDAPQLDVETAAALVESLADGTRLVLSGDPGVLGSAGAGRVFADVLAARACPQVISRTPDPGPIGELVSGIGIGELNQVGAPGKEVVIVPVRDAGEAVHRTVQLVADSVPRAFGIDAADTRVITVGHGGSAGTRALNAALKDRLNPGPGRFGGFDPGDRVVHVPAPGRTVPGVVVSADAEGLRLDCEGTPVVVPQGRVASAVRHGWALSAHQAAGTRWPAAVVVLPGDAARGLSRPWVYTAFSRGERHLSVVHGVDQALPRAVAEIPGQERTTRLRALLEALPTPDASS
- a CDS encoding aldo/keto reductase — protein: MEQRHLGRTGLRVSRIGLGTLTWGRDTDEHDAADQLKAFWDAGGTLVDTADAYGGGEAEYLLGRLLGGLVPREDLVVATKAGSVRDPYRRFNGSRGHLLAALDASLERLGTDYVDLWQVHAFDPVTPLEETLQALDLAVSSGRVRYAGVSNFCGWQLAKAATWQLAAPGARTRLASTQMEYSLLQRGVEREVLPAALDLGVGLLPSSPLGRGVLTGKYRTGTPSGSRGASEQLAPFVEPYLDDAASRIVEAVATAADGLATTPLQVALAWVRDRPGVAAPVIGARNAQQLTEALSVETLTLPDEICQALDDVSAPVHRYPDQDWSTL
- a CDS encoding LLM class F420-dependent oxidoreductase yields the protein MRLGINLGYWGAGMDADNLAVAQEADRLGYDVCWAAEAYGSDAPTVLTWVAAQTESIDVGSAIMQIPARQPAMTAMTAATLDSLSGGRFRLGLGVSGPQVSEGWYGVTFDKPLARTREYVDIVRKAMARERLTYEGQHWTLPLPGGPGKPIKLTVHPQREHIPLYIAAIGPKNLEQTGEIADGALLIFPSAEHLEETALRHLRAGREKAGLPLEGFDVCPTVPLAVGDDVNGLADMFRPYTALYVGGMGSRKQNFYNQLARRMGYEKEAAEIQDKYLAGDKNGAAAAVPHRLIDQTTLLGPVDRIADGMRAYAEAGVTTLTLAPAGFTLEERITALRAGTEALERSGAAE
- a CDS encoding ferritin-like domain-containing protein, with the protein product MLSAKSLFQEILDDDESFRLFCSIAASGESQGGWENARIAALVPESQRALAPKIVRHGADEDKHGRIFDALLKKRGLPAAEVPADTDYTMLLERHGIGLAHARLRGEEPLAERDIVTYLAHSRVTEQRASEQMRLLVRYFADDPVIGRAVRMISRDEDNHLAYCHEELLRLARAGHGRAIRRILRECALAEIRVYRDVSLAVMAHMGRILGWPRPKAAALAAGIHAMYAYERLAGWRRMVSLAEPERRDALGAPAVAGAEFA
- a CDS encoding magnesium and cobalt transport protein CorA, with the translated sequence MRAVIVDCAIYRDGRRTDGPDDFSDALDEARASGDAFLWIGLHEPTEEEFSLVTKEFGLHPLAVEDALKAHQRPKLEIYDDSLLMVLKPIAYEPDGDTVSADELMVFVGDSFVVTVRHGESAPLADVRRRLEAQPGVLRQGPTAVLYAVSDSVVDHYIDVAGELQIDLEELETQVFAPSGNAESQHTASRIYTFKRQVMEFRRAAGPLTVPMNRLSGTGVPFVHAESQPFFRDVGDHLTRANEQVEGLDRLLSDILSAHLAQMGVRQNDDMRKISAWAAMAAVPTMVAGIYGMNFDHMPELHWVWSYPAVVVLMAGVVFGLYRQFKRRGWL
- a CDS encoding histidine phosphatase family protein — its product is MPTLILVRHGRSTANTSGVLAGRTAGVALDERGAAQAAGLPGRLAGIPLVAAVSSPLQRCRETLRPLLDARPGLPLHVEDGLSECDYGDWSGRKLAELSDEPLMSVVQQHPSAAAFPGGESMRAMQNRAVDAVRDWNARIEAEYGEDAVYVMCSHGDIIKAVVADALGMHLDLFQRIHVDPCSVTAVRYTRLRPFLLRLGDTGDLAGLAPREQGLGADATPADGADHGSRAQVGGGAGAP
- a CDS encoding DUF3090 domain-containing protein; the protein is MSRQVFLYDPPERFVAGTVGLPGRRTFFLQASAGGRVTSVALEKTQVAALAERIDELLDEVVRRTGGNSPVPAVAPTTVADSAPLDTPVEEEFRVGTMALAWDGDEQCMIVEAQALVEIDVETEDDLAAAEERLLQDEENGPPMLRVRLSGAQARAFAKRALDVVSAGRPPCPLCSLPLDPEGHVCPRQNGYRRGA
- a CDS encoding SCO1664 family protein, coding for MPASERIPARGMTTAAEVVTLLTKGRLTVLGRVPGASNAVLRCTVALDGAELPCVYKPVAGEQPLWDFPDGTLAQREVAAWEVSETTGWGLVPPTVLREGPYGEGMCQLWIDAGSDAGPMLALVEGEEPEDGWKAVGLADVGEGKTALLVHADDARLRRLAVLDAVINNSDRKGGHLLPAPGGLLYGIDHGVTFHRDDKLRTLLWGWAGEPLTSEAVEVLDRLAGELAPEARLAVRLGGLITPAELDAVRERVAALRTTGLHPVPSGQWPAIPWPPV
- the mshC gene encoding cysteine--1-D-myo-inosityl 2-amino-2-deoxy-alpha-D-glucopyranoside ligase; amino-acid sequence: MHAWPASEVPALPGKGRDLRIHDTATGGRITLDPGPVARIYVCGITPYDATHMGHAATYNAFDLVQRVWLDTKRQVHYVQNVTDVDDPLLERAVRDGEDWTALAERETALFREDMTALRMLPPKHYIGAVEAIPGIVPLVERLRDAGAAYELEGDVYFSVEADPHFGEVSGLDAEAMRLLSAERGGDPERVGKKNPLDPMLWMAAREGEPSWDGGSLGAGRPGWHIECVAIALDHLGMGFDVQGGGSDLAFPHHEMGASHAQALTGEHPFARAYVHAGMVGLDGEKMSKSRGNLVFVSTLRREGVDPAAIRLALLSHHYRSDWEWTDQVLADAVARLGRWRAAVSRPDGPSADALVEEVREALADDLDAATALAAVDRWAECQRSEGGTDEGAPGLVSRTVDALLGVAL
- a CDS encoding PAC2 family protein; translation: MIELEGVPELIDPVMVAAFEGWNDAGDAASTAVGHLDREWKGEVFAALDAEDYYDFQVNRPTVWLDGGVRKVTWPTTRLSVVRIGGDKPRDLVLVRGIEPSMRWRSFCNELLGFAHELGVEMVVILGALLGDTPHTRPVPVSGVTSDPDLAATMDLEETRYEGPTGIVGILQEACTHAGVPAVSLWAAVPHYVSQPPNPKATLALLNRLEDLLGLRIPLGELPEDARAWQIGVDQLAAEDSEVAEYVQTLEEARDTAELPEASGEAIAREFERYLRRRDPGPGPGQAPGGHATESGDVPYLRDPASGRTRPPKPQRPADPPPAGGRPEGRKPSDDDGPDPGTDSGTGSPDGDKPDD